A portion of the Halobacterium zhouii genome contains these proteins:
- a CDS encoding NAD-dependent epimerase/dehydratase family protein: MNTPETTISDQTVLVTGGGGFVGSHLADALVGENTVRVLDDFSNGSRENVPAAATVVEGDIRNPETLQAATDGVDLIFHEAAMVSVPESIAKPSACTRVNHAAVVDLLECARREDARFVFASSTAVYGDPEYLPLDEEHPTEPVSPYGIDKLAADQYVRAACDLYGVETVALRYFNIYGPRQTGGEYAGVIAAFLEQAAAGESLTVHGSGSQTRDFVHVRDVVRANLAAATTDAVGEAFNVGTGESVSVAGLANDVQALTGDRVDVVHTDARDGDIEHNVADTTKASEELGFEAEVAFDEGLRDLIESRVEPRA, from the coding sequence ATGAACACCCCGGAGACGACGATCAGCGACCAGACGGTTCTCGTGACGGGCGGCGGCGGGTTCGTGGGGAGCCACCTCGCGGACGCGCTGGTCGGCGAGAACACGGTTCGCGTGCTCGACGACTTCTCGAACGGTAGCCGGGAGAACGTGCCCGCGGCGGCGACGGTCGTCGAGGGCGATATCAGGAACCCGGAGACGCTGCAGGCGGCGACCGACGGCGTCGACCTGATTTTCCACGAGGCGGCGATGGTGAGCGTGCCGGAGTCGATCGCGAAACCCTCTGCGTGTACCCGTGTGAACCACGCCGCGGTCGTGGACCTCCTGGAGTGCGCGCGCCGTGAGGACGCGCGGTTCGTGTTCGCGTCCTCGACGGCGGTGTACGGCGACCCGGAGTACCTGCCTCTCGACGAGGAGCATCCGACCGAGCCGGTGTCACCGTACGGCATCGATAAGCTGGCGGCTGACCAGTACGTGCGCGCGGCGTGTGACCTCTACGGCGTCGAGACGGTGGCGCTCCGGTACTTCAACATCTACGGGCCGCGGCAGACGGGCGGCGAGTACGCGGGCGTCATCGCGGCGTTCTTAGAGCAGGCGGCGGCCGGGGAGTCGTTGACCGTGCACGGGTCGGGTAGCCAGACCCGGGATTTCGTCCACGTTCGCGACGTGGTGCGCGCGAATCTCGCGGCGGCGACGACAGACGCAGTCGGCGAGGCGTTCAACGTCGGCACGGGAGAGAGCGTGAGTGTGGCCGGACTCGCGAACGACGTGCAGGCGCTCACGGGTGACCGCGTGGACGTCGTGCACACGGACGCTCGGGACGGTGACATCGAGCACAACGTCGCGGACACGACGAAGGCAAGCGAGGAACTCGGGTTCGAGGCCGAGGTGGCCTTCGACGAGGGGCTCCGGGACCTCATCGAGTCGCGAGTCGAGCCGCGCGCCTGA
- a CDS encoding MBL fold metallo-hydrolase, protein MRLRHLNASTVVVESDDVSVLCDPWMLDGAFYGSWAHYPPLDYEPEDYADVDFIYVSHIHPDHFHRPTMERLDEDTPVLIHDFATDFLRQNIEALGFEDVRELPHDERTHLAGDLHLNILGADDCDPEACGSYFGCSWWMDSVAGRRTDGSTQIDSMGVFDDGEDVLVNANDCRWPMSDAACRRVVDRYGDVTMLLVQYAAANFYPQCMGDYPEEQLRAEQADVIEEMYQDAEAFVNVLEPDYFMPFAGDYTLAGKYAWRNDYLAVPERHEARDHFETSENVPEDAECVLLDAEEHLDLETGEQSAPFTPVDPKAKEQYIEEELSTHTYPYEDDEMPTLDDLEALLDPAFGHLTEKREAIGYESDTTVLLDLVDGKVAAFAMNDGGSPEILSESEAADVEEYVRMQMDPRLLARILKGPQHAHFNNAEIGSHITVEKQPDVYERPLYYAMSFFHEPTKVPA, encoded by the coding sequence ATGCGGTTACGACACCTGAACGCCTCGACGGTGGTCGTCGAGTCCGACGACGTTTCGGTACTGTGTGACCCCTGGATGCTCGACGGCGCGTTCTATGGGTCGTGGGCCCACTACCCGCCTCTGGACTACGAGCCCGAGGACTACGCCGACGTGGACTTCATCTACGTCAGCCACATCCACCCCGACCACTTCCACCGCCCGACGATGGAGCGTCTCGACGAGGACACACCGGTCCTCATCCACGACTTCGCGACTGACTTCCTCCGACAGAACATCGAGGCACTGGGCTTCGAGGACGTGCGCGAACTCCCCCACGACGAGCGCACGCACCTCGCGGGCGACCTCCACCTCAACATCCTCGGCGCGGACGACTGCGACCCCGAAGCGTGTGGCAGTTACTTCGGCTGTTCGTGGTGGATGGACTCCGTCGCCGGTCGGCGAACCGACGGCTCCACCCAGATCGACTCGATGGGCGTCTTCGACGACGGCGAGGACGTACTCGTGAACGCCAACGACTGCCGGTGGCCGATGAGCGACGCCGCGTGCCGCCGGGTCGTCGACCGCTACGGCGACGTCACGATGCTGCTCGTGCAGTACGCCGCGGCGAACTTCTACCCGCAGTGCATGGGCGACTACCCCGAGGAGCAACTGCGCGCGGAACAGGCGGACGTCATCGAGGAGATGTACCAGGACGCCGAAGCGTTCGTGAACGTCCTCGAACCCGACTACTTCATGCCGTTCGCGGGCGACTACACGCTCGCCGGGAAGTACGCGTGGCGCAACGACTACCTCGCCGTGCCCGAACGCCACGAGGCACGCGACCACTTCGAGACGAGCGAGAACGTCCCCGAGGACGCCGAGTGCGTGCTGCTCGACGCCGAAGAACACCTCGACCTCGAGACCGGTGAGCAGTCCGCGCCGTTCACGCCCGTCGACCCAAAGGCCAAAGAGCAGTACATTGAGGAGGAACTCTCCACGCACACGTACCCCTACGAGGACGACGAGATGCCGACACTCGACGACCTCGAGGCGCTGCTCGACCCCGCGTTCGGTCACCTGACGGAGAAACGCGAGGCCATCGGCTACGAGTCCGACACGACGGTCCTGCTCGACCTCGTGGACGGCAAGGTCGCCGCGTTCGCGATGAACGACGGCGGTTCGCCCGAAATCCTCTCCGAGAGCGAGGCCGCGGACGTCGAGGAGTACGTCCGCATGCAGATGGACCCGCGTCTCCTCGCGCGCATCCTGAAGGGCCCACAGCACGCGCACTTCAACAACGCCGAAATCGGCTCCCACATCACCGTCGAGAAGCAACCCGACGTCTACGAGCGCCCGCTGTACTACGCGATGAGTTTCTTCCACGAACCGACGAAGGTCCCCGCGTAG
- a CDS encoding alkaline phosphatase family protein, protein MTATPPDARDAIVLGMDGVPWPLVDRWIDAGHLEHFARLRSAGASAPLESTTPPTTSLAWPSIATGVRPDKHGIYWFQSLGADHTHTTHTSADVEQPPIWDIASPSVVGNVPMTYPATEFDGGSTERSESDGALVSGMMAPGVDADGFTHPPSLADHIQEQIPSYRVGLNWSKYQDDPDALVDEVDALVDARAELARTLLARDWRLFFFVFTAPDRLQHLVWDEDILLEHYERLDAALGEMMDAAEERDANLFVVSDHGFGPVSGAVSGNAVLEQAGHLVRKADDGSTRTLLDRLGVTKDTVSSLLARAGMDENDLVGRLPKPLVDAVASTIPGEHAIYDVDYSETAAFFHGAGNLYVNDTERFDPGVVDPDDVDDFKRELVELFATLTDPETGEPVLRVDDGDELFPTDPDSPDLVVTGIGEHVINTGLTDDVFLRETSKVADHRPEGVFFAWGPDVEAGAAPEDASVFDVTPTVLHALGDAVPENADGRVLAEIFDPMSAAAGRSVETREYRQDDDPVAVDEDAADYEDGDAERDGDDGTDGDETDENMDDVEDRLRGLGYID, encoded by the coding sequence ATGACGGCGACGCCGCCAGACGCCAGGGACGCCATCGTCCTCGGCATGGACGGCGTCCCGTGGCCGCTCGTCGACAGGTGGATCGACGCCGGACACCTCGAGCACTTCGCGCGCCTCCGTTCGGCGGGCGCGTCGGCCCCGCTGGAGAGCACGACGCCGCCGACCACGTCGCTCGCGTGGCCGTCTATCGCCACCGGCGTCCGCCCGGACAAACACGGCATCTACTGGTTCCAGTCACTCGGCGCCGACCACACGCACACCACGCACACCAGCGCCGACGTCGAGCAGCCCCCTATCTGGGACATCGCGTCCCCCTCGGTCGTCGGCAACGTCCCGATGACGTACCCTGCGACCGAGTTCGATGGTGGCTCAACCGAGCGAAGCGAGTCCGACGGCGCGCTCGTCTCCGGAATGATGGCCCCGGGCGTCGACGCCGACGGGTTCACGCACCCGCCGTCGCTCGCGGACCACATCCAGGAACAGATTCCGTCCTACCGGGTCGGCCTCAACTGGAGCAAGTACCAGGACGACCCCGACGCGCTTGTCGACGAGGTCGACGCGCTGGTCGACGCCCGCGCCGAACTCGCGCGCACGCTCCTGGCGCGGGACTGGCGGCTGTTCTTCTTCGTGTTCACCGCGCCCGACCGCCTCCAGCACCTCGTTTGGGACGAGGACATCCTGCTCGAGCACTACGAGCGACTGGACGCCGCGCTCGGCGAGATGATGGACGCCGCCGAGGAGCGCGACGCCAACCTGTTCGTCGTCTCCGACCACGGATTCGGGCCGGTGTCGGGCGCCGTCAGCGGCAACGCCGTTCTCGAGCAGGCCGGCCATCTCGTGCGGAAGGCGGACGACGGTAGCACGCGGACGCTCCTCGACCGCCTCGGCGTCACCAAGGACACCGTCTCGTCGCTGCTCGCGCGCGCAGGAATGGACGAGAACGACCTCGTCGGCCGCCTGCCGAAGCCGCTGGTCGACGCCGTCGCGAGCACCATCCCCGGCGAGCACGCCATCTACGACGTCGACTACTCGGAGACGGCGGCGTTCTTCCACGGCGCCGGGAACCTCTACGTGAACGACACCGAGCGCTTCGACCCCGGCGTCGTCGACCCCGACGACGTCGACGACTTCAAGCGCGAACTGGTCGAGCTGTTCGCGACGCTCACCGACCCCGAGACCGGCGAGCCCGTCCTCCGCGTCGACGACGGCGACGAACTGTTCCCGACGGACCCGGACTCCCCGGACCTCGTCGTCACCGGAATCGGCGAACACGTGATCAACACCGGCCTCACCGACGACGTGTTCCTGCGGGAGACTTCGAAGGTCGCGGACCACCGCCCCGAGGGCGTCTTCTTCGCGTGGGGCCCGGACGTCGAGGCTGGCGCGGCCCCCGAGGACGCGTCCGTGTTCGACGTGACGCCGACGGTGCTGCACGCGCTCGGCGATGCGGTCCCCGAGAACGCCGACGGGCGCGTCCTCGCGGAGATATTCGACCCGATGTCGGCGGCCGCCGGCCGCTCGGTCGAGACCCGCGAGTACAGACAGGACGACGACCCAGTCGCGGTCGACGAGGACGCGGCTGACTACGAGGACGGAGACGCCGAGCGTGACGGTGACGACGGGACGGATGGGGACGAGACGGACGAGAACATGGACGACGTCGAGGACCGACTGCGCGGCCTCGGCTACATCGACTGA
- a CDS encoding PKD domain-containing protein — protein MIRKQTTRRACWLAALVLLAPVAGAVPLATAAPASAPGTQQYAVVQNGQCYTVGAVGDGSTSVADHYDYRNPYNSEPGGYTYSSHGAIQSNQVSNIYVYDGSGGTSLVMVHDAQGDAPGGSTVTFDLSGLPTDGEWVVQDDNYPLKDDEWSLQDGTATIDWFWGAGRTDGGVFLGLNDMSADDSGITVTPQFNEDAPNWDTWEQESSTNQEMTAWMFQSGDGSAVSLDMSSSVTIYQGSCAQNDLDGNIDASIDAPGPTSVGTSVSFSASTPTGSASQYDWNFGDGATTSTQNASTSHTYSEPGIYKVSVTAIGANNSDAAFATVEVRAANNEAPTASISGGGYQDAADGQIHLDPRSVVTFSAAGSTDDVGVDSYRWNFGDGTTVTTKTAAVPHTFAEAGNYTVEVTAVDTQGATATAAMDVVVEDTIVPTAKISGPEPVNVNANESVAFTGSPSTDANTIVSYNWTMGDGTNLTGESITHTYTKAGNYTVTLQATDQSGNTGTHTQVVTVAPPPTPPVANLSAPAAVEANANVTLDASASSDEGNITTYKWNLDGEGPVEETTQQPTLTTSLSSPGERTVVVTVVDNDGETSSAEVTLNVTPEAAPTAAFDLSDSVTKGKSLSVDASGSTDNGRIASYEWTFGDDATATGQTASHTYSATGTYNVTLTVTDAAGNDASVTHTVTVEKPADNPDPPSNPTPPSNPSPPSNPSPPATSPNIGFADFSVAATELVTGENATVTASLRNTGDAAGVKTVTFTAGDHTEKKRVRLGAGQRTDVTFTYAFEEPGNYTVSVGSKSRTVTVTPAVTEFEVSDPTVRTQNLRVGDAAIIQTKVTNTGTVAGNYSLELTTSDGSVVTKNVTLAPGETKTVSFTPTVEMSGDHTVSLGNKSVSFSVQSSDTTNDPGTTNADNSDLGTTDGDASSGSTPGFGLVTALIAVLAAALVALRER, from the coding sequence ATGATACGCAAACAGACTACACGACGCGCGTGCTGGCTGGCGGCACTCGTTCTGCTCGCACCCGTCGCCGGCGCCGTCCCGCTGGCGACGGCTGCGCCGGCGAGCGCTCCGGGCACGCAACAGTACGCAGTGGTACAGAACGGGCAATGTTACACGGTCGGCGCCGTCGGCGACGGATCGACGTCCGTCGCCGACCACTACGACTACCGGAATCCGTACAACTCCGAACCCGGCGGATACACGTACTCCTCGCACGGCGCCATCCAGTCGAACCAGGTGAGCAACATCTACGTCTACGACGGGAGCGGTGGGACGAGTCTCGTGATGGTCCACGACGCGCAGGGAGACGCGCCCGGCGGCAGCACCGTCACGTTCGATCTCTCCGGGCTCCCGACTGACGGCGAGTGGGTCGTCCAGGACGACAACTACCCGCTGAAGGACGACGAGTGGAGCCTCCAGGACGGCACGGCCACCATCGACTGGTTCTGGGGCGCCGGCCGGACCGACGGTGGTGTCTTCCTCGGCCTCAACGACATGAGTGCCGACGACAGCGGTATCACCGTCACGCCGCAGTTCAACGAGGACGCCCCGAACTGGGATACCTGGGAGCAGGAATCCTCGACCAACCAGGAGATGACCGCCTGGATGTTCCAGTCCGGTGACGGCAGCGCTGTGTCCCTCGACATGTCCTCCTCGGTCACCATCTACCAGGGGTCGTGCGCGCAGAACGACCTCGACGGGAACATCGACGCCAGCATCGACGCGCCCGGCCCGACAAGCGTCGGCACTAGCGTCTCGTTCTCCGCGTCCACGCCCACGGGCAGCGCGAGCCAGTACGACTGGAACTTCGGTGACGGCGCGACCACCAGCACGCAGAACGCCTCGACTTCCCACACGTACAGCGAACCAGGCATCTACAAGGTGTCTGTCACCGCAATCGGTGCGAACAACTCTGACGCCGCGTTCGCGACGGTGGAGGTCAGAGCGGCGAACAACGAGGCCCCCACCGCGTCCATCTCCGGTGGCGGCTACCAGGACGCCGCCGACGGGCAGATCCACCTCGACCCGCGCTCGGTGGTGACGTTCTCCGCCGCAGGGTCGACCGACGACGTCGGTGTCGACTCGTACCGGTGGAACTTCGGCGACGGAACGACCGTGACCACGAAGACCGCCGCGGTTCCACACACGTTCGCCGAGGCGGGTAACTACACGGTGGAAGTCACTGCCGTGGACACCCAGGGCGCGACCGCTACCGCGGCGATGGACGTGGTCGTCGAGGACACCATCGTTCCGACGGCGAAGATCAGCGGCCCCGAACCCGTGAACGTGAACGCGAACGAGTCGGTGGCGTTCACCGGGTCGCCGTCCACCGACGCCAACACCATCGTGAGCTACAACTGGACGATGGGTGACGGCACGAACCTCACCGGCGAGTCGATCACGCACACGTACACGAAGGCCGGCAACTACACGGTCACGCTGCAGGCCACCGACCAGAGCGGCAACACCGGCACACACACCCAGGTCGTCACCGTGGCGCCGCCGCCGACGCCGCCGGTCGCGAACCTCTCCGCCCCCGCCGCCGTCGAGGCCAACGCGAACGTCACGCTCGACGCCTCGGCGTCCTCGGACGAGGGCAACATCACGACCTACAAGTGGAACCTCGACGGCGAAGGGCCGGTCGAGGAGACGACCCAGCAGCCGACGCTGACGACGAGTCTGAGCTCGCCCGGCGAGCGCACCGTCGTCGTCACCGTCGTCGACAACGACGGCGAGACGTCGTCCGCTGAAGTGACGCTCAACGTCACCCCGGAGGCGGCGCCGACGGCCGCCTTCGACCTCTCGGACAGCGTCACGAAGGGGAAGTCCCTGTCCGTCGACGCGAGCGGGAGCACCGACAACGGCCGCATCGCGTCCTACGAGTGGACGTTCGGTGACGACGCGACCGCTACCGGCCAGACCGCCTCGCACACCTACAGCGCCACCGGCACGTACAACGTGACGCTGACGGTGACTGACGCCGCGGGCAACGACGCGAGCGTGACCCACACGGTCACTGTCGAGAAGCCCGCTGACAACCCCGACCCGCCGTCGAACCCGACTCCACCGTCGAATCCGAGTCCACCGTCGAACCCGAGTCCGCCCGCTACCTCTCCGAACATCGGGTTCGCGGACTTCTCGGTGGCCGCGACCGAACTCGTTACGGGCGAGAACGCCACCGTCACCGCGTCGCTGCGGAACACCGGTGACGCTGCGGGCGTCAAGACGGTGACGTTCACCGCGGGCGACCACACCGAGAAAAAGCGGGTCCGCCTCGGCGCGGGCCAGCGCACCGACGTCACGTTCACGTACGCCTTCGAGGAACCCGGCAACTACACGGTGTCCGTCGGCTCGAAGTCCCGGACAGTCACCGTGACGCCCGCCGTCACCGAGTTCGAGGTCTCGGACCCCACCGTTCGGACTCAGAACCTCCGCGTCGGCGACGCCGCCATCATACAGACGAAGGTCACCAACACCGGTACCGTCGCCGGTAACTACTCGCTCGAGCTGACGACGAGCGACGGATCGGTCGTCACGAAGAACGTCACGCTCGCCCCCGGCGAGACGAAGACGGTCTCGTTCACGCCGACCGTCGAGATGAGCGGCGACCACACCGTCTCGTTGGGCAACAAGTCGGTGTCGTTCTCCGTGCAGTCCTCGGACACGACCAATGACCCGGGAACGACAAACGCGGACAACAGCGACCTGGGGACGACTGACGGTGACGCGTCGTCCGGTTCGACGCCTGGGTTCGGTCTCGTGACCGCACTCATCGCCGTGCTCGCCGCCGCGCTGGTCGCGCTCCGAGAGCGCTGA